CCAATATTTCATTTGTGGAGAGGTCCACTTTTTTAATACTGTAATCGGCAGCATCCAAAACCCAGGCTTTATGCACTTCATTGGCGGGGCACACGAGTTGTGGCGTTATGCTTAGCGAGGGCTCCAGTTGTTTTTCTTCCAATAAGGATAGGTGGTGGTCCAGAAAACGGTACTTCCCTGATTCACTGGAGTAAATAAAAACCTTTAAAGGGTTCCATGGTTCCAGCAAGGTCAGTGGCAAAATGTGTTGTGTGGCCTCGTTCAGCAGCACGCCATCAGGGCCGTACTTTTCCATTTTGCCACCTGGCAGCACAAAATAAAAGTTGCCCAGCCGGTCCACCGATGCGGTGGAAATATTGTCAAGGTAGAGTGTTGTGGTTTCCTTTAGTTGTGCACTTGCCTTGGCAACAGGAAACAAGGGCAACGCCAGTAAAAATATTTTCCATTTTGCCTTCACCCTTCAAATGTTTTCAGTTCAACGGAATTTCCATCGTACACACCATAAGTATTATGGTGCACCCATTCGCCCAGGTTGACATAAGTGCTATGGGCCGCCACCTTGATGTCCAGGGGCAAATGCCGATGGCCAAAGACATAAAAATCGTGATGGTTGTGTTCTTCCAGCCCGCGGCAATAGGAGAGGAGGTACTCATTGTCCTCGCCATTGAATTTTTCCTCTTTCTTCAAATTGGATATCCTGCTGTTCCTGCTCCAATACCGCGCAATTCCTATGCCCAAATTGGGGTGAAGGCGGGCGAACAGCCACTGGCAGAGGGAACTGTTGAAAATTTTTTTTAGGATTTTGTAAGAAACATCCCCCGGGCCCAGGCCGTCCCCATGCCCGATCAGAAGTTTTTGGTTTCCAACCGTGAGCACTATGGGCTCCCGGTAGACAGGAATGCCCAGTTCATTGGGAAAATAATCGAACATCCACATATCGTGGTTGCCGGTAAAAAAATAAATGGGCAAGCCGCCATCCCGTAGCTCCGCCAGTTTCCCCTGAAGCCTTATGAAGCCTTTTGGTATGGCATGCTTGTATTCAAACCAAAAGTCAAAAATATCCCCCAGGAGGTAAATCGAGTGTGCGTCTTTTTTGATGTGGTCCAGCCATCGAATGATTTTCCTTTCCCTCTCGAGGCTCGATTTTGGGTTGGGCACGCCCAGGTGGAAGTCAGAAGCAAAGTATATCTTCTTGTCGGAGGGCAGTTCGATTTCCTCATGCTTCATTGATGCGGATGGTTAAGGCTCACTTCTTAATGCGAGTTAACAATATCTGATTAATAAAAAAAAGGACTGTCCCCATTGTCGTGCCGTTACCGGCCTTGACCCCTGGGGACAGCCCTGCTTATGAATGGGTTTGCAATAAGGTTAGCTCGAGGAACTACCGGTATCCTTTTGTTCCACTACGTCCTGTTGCGCGGCCCCCGGGGTTTCTTCCGGTTTTGCGCCACCGGCCTCCCCTTCCCCTTTTCCTTCTTCTTTCTTTTCAGTGGTGGCCTGCCCATTGGTAAATTTTTGGTAAGTGGTCTGGGCGGCAAATGGCCTTTTGCCAATGAGCCGCTCCAGGTCGGATTGAAACAATATTTCTTTTTCCAACAGTTCCTTGGCGATGATTTCGAGATGTTCGCGGTGTTTGATAAGAAGGTTTTTGGTCCTTTCAAAGGCCTCGTCTATGATTTTCTTTACCTCCATGTCAATCTTTTCCGCAGTGGCATCGGAATAGGGTTTTTGGAAATTGTATTCTGACTGCTTGGAGTCATAGAACGAAACATTTCCAATTTCTTTGTTCATGCCGTACACCGTCACGATGCTGTAGGCCATCTTGGTGGTGCGCTCCAAATCGCTTAAGGCGCCTGTGGAGATTTTGCCAAACACCAGTTCTTCGGCCGCCCGGCCCCCAAAGGTCATGCACATTTCGTCCATCAGTTGCTCGGTCTGATATAGGAATTGCTCTTTGGGCAGGTATTGTGCGTAGCCCAATGCGGCAGCGCCCCTGGGCACGATGCTAACTTTCACCAAAGGGTCGGCATGTTCCAAAAACCATCCCGCCACCGCGTGCCCTGCCTCGTGGTAGGCCACGATCAACTTTTCTTCCGGTGAGATGATCTTGGTTTTCCTTTCCAGCCCGCCAATCACCCGGTCGATGGCGTCCTGGAAGTCCTGCATGTCCACTTCCTTTTTGTCCCTGCGTGCCGCTATCAAGGCCGCTTCGTTGCACACATTGGCAATTTCAGCCCCGGCAAACCCGGGGGTTTGGGCGGCCAATTTTTTGGAGTCGACCTCTTTGGCCAACTTAATGGGCTTAAGGTGTACCCTGAATATTTGCTCCCGGCCAGAGATGTCCGGTTTGTCGATGCTGATTTGCCTGTCGAAACGCCCAGGGCGCAGCAGGGCAGTGTCGAGCACGTCAGGCCTGTTGGTGGCCGCCAGGATGATTACCCCGCTATCGGTGGCAAAACCATCCATCTCCACCAGGAGGGAGTTAAGGGTGTTTTCGCGCTCGTCATTTGAGCCCGGCATTTGGCCGCGCCCCCTGGACCTACCTATGGCATCGATCTCGTCAATAAATATTATGCAAGGGGCTTTCTCCTTGGCTTGTTTGAACAAGTCGCGGACACGTGCCGCGCCCACGCCCACGAACATTTCAACAAAATCCGATCCCGACAGGGAGAAGAAGGGCACCGCGGCCTCGCCCGCCACGGCTTTTGCCAACAATGTTTTGCCCGTTCCCGGGGGGCCTACCAGCAATGCGCCTTTTGGTATTTTGCCACCCAACTTGGTGAACTTGCCGGGGTTTTTCAAAAACTCCACTATCTCCCTGACTTCTTCTTTGGCCTCTTCCAACCCGGCCACATCCTCAAAGGTGATCTTTACCTTGTTTTCCGCATCGAACAATGCCGCCTTGGATTTTCCGATGTTGAATATCTGGCCCCCGGGGCCCCCGCCACCGGTCATCCTGCGCATGAGCATCCAAAACCCGAAGAGCAAGAGGAACAAAAACCCCCAGTTGAGCAGCATACCGGTAAAGTCGCTACGCTCTTCATATTTTAAATCGATGCGGTCGTCCTTGGGGATTTTGGCGGTGATCTCTTTGTAGTAGTTGGCAAACTGGTCGATGGTGCCAATGCGCATTTTGTAGTGTGGCCCGGCCGGGTTTACGCCAAAGGGGCTGCTGCTCTCCAGTTCATTGCGATAAATGGAATTTTGCAATGCCTCCTGCTTGAGGGTGATCTCCACGAGATCTTCATTTTTGATCACCACTATGCTTTTGGCGTCCCTGCGCTGCACGATGTCCTCAAACTTGCTCGATTGTATCTCAATAAGGTCACCGGACCTGTTGAAATAACTTACGGCAAGTATTACCGCCACCAAGGCCAGGATTATCCACAGTTGGTAATTGCCTTTGGGGCCGCGTGGGGGTATTAAATTATCTTTCTTTTTGTCTGCCATTCAATTGTGGTTCAAGTCAATAACGTCTTAGTGGGCTTTTGGTTCCTTAGCTTTCAACCTGGGTCACCTTTGCATCGCCCCATAATTTTTCCAACGTGTAGTAAGCCCTTCTTTCATTTTGAAAGATATGCGCCACCACGGTGATATAGTCGAGCAACATCCATTCTTTATTGTTTTTGCCCTCAATGTGCCAGGGGTTTTCTTTCAGGGTTTTAAAAACCAGTTCATCAATGGCATCGGCAATGGCGTCCAATTGCCGTGCCGAATTGCAGGAACAGATGACAAAAAAATCGGCCACCGCGTTTTTTGCCTTTCTCAGGTCCAAAACCACAATGTCACTGGCCTTTTTCCCTTGCATTCCCTTCACTATCGTCTGGCTCAAGACCTCCGACTGACATTCCGCCTTTTTTTTGGCCATTAAGTATCTTCTGGTTTTATTTCGGCTTTAATCGGCAAAGTTAACCATTTCGTGTGTATAAAATCCTTGCCAATACTCTTTTCATGGGCAAAAAGCTGGTTTTTGTGCCAGAATGTCACTCCACCAATTCCCTTGCACAGGAATTGGGCCAAAAGAAGGAATTGCCCGAAGGCACCATCGTGGTCACCCACCACCAATCCCGGGGCAGGGGGCAGCAGGGCAATGCCTGGATATCCGAAGCAGGCAAAAACCTCACCTTCTCAGTGGTGTTGAAACCCACCTTTTTGGCCATACAAGACCAATTCCTTCTCAACATGGTGGCCTCCCTGGGCATAAGCGGCTTTGTCCACCATCAACTGGGGCGCCCTGTTCGGGTAAAATGGCCCAATGATGTAATGCTTGACGACCGCAAAATCAGCGGGGTGTTGATAGAAAACCAGATAAAAGGCCCTGTTTTTACCAATTCGATAATGGGCATTGGGCTTAATGTCAACCAAAAAGGCTTTCTCCAGGGCCAGGCGGTCTCCATGAATATGGTGTCAGGGCAGGATTTCGATCTGCAAAGCGTGCTGGAAGGCGTTTGCCTCCACCTGGAGAAATGGTATTTGAGGTTGAAGCAAAAGGGGGCAGCCAGCGTGAGGCAACCTTACGTGGACTCGTTGTATGCCTATAACGAAACCAGGACCTTTAGTTCCAACGGGCGCCAGTTTGAAGGGATTATTACGGGCGTGGACGGGCATGGACGGCTGGCGGTGAAAGAAGGGGAGGAAACCCGCCTCTTCAACACCAAAGAAATACAACTGGTCTTTTAGGCCACTTATATAAAACAGGGTGGCCGCCCGCTGCATGCCCAATTGTTTTTGTTGCTTTGCATTGGGCATTTGCCAATATTACCTTTAAGTGCTATTCAAAACCAACCAGTTACTTATTCTTAATACTTGTATGATGAAATCGCTAAAATTATTCTTTGCCGCCTTTCTGCTTGCCGCCACCTGGGCGCCTGCACAAAAACTTGATATGGAAAAGCTCAAGGGCATGCCAGCGCGCAGCATTGGCCCTGCCGCCATGAGTGGCAGGATCACGGCCATTGATGTGGTGGCCAACGACCGGGACGTAATGTATGTGGGCTCTGCCTCCGGTGGGTTGTGGAAATCGACAAGCGGGGGCGTGAATTGGGAGCCCGTTTTCGACAAAGAGGCGGCCATGTCCATTGGTGCAGTGGCCATTCAGCAAAGCAACCCCTCGGTAGTTTGGGTGGGCACGGGGGAGGGCAACCCGCGCAATAGCCTCAATGGTGGGTATGGGCTTTACAAGAGCCTGGATGGGGGCAAAAGCTGGAAACTCATGGGCCTTGAAAAAACCCGGAATATTTACCGGATAGTGATAGACCCCCAGGACCCCAACACCGTATATGTGGGCGCTATTGGTTCGCCCTGGGGCGAGCATCCCGAACGCGGTGTGTTCAAAACCACCGATGGGGGGCAAACCTGGGAAAAAATCCTGTATGTAAACGAGAGGACAGGATGTGCCGAACTGGTGATGGACCCCACCAACCCCAACAAACTATTTGCCGCAATGTGGGAACACCGGAGGTGGCCCTGGGTTTTTAAATCAGGTGGCCCCGGGTCTGGCCTTTATGTGACGTACGATGGCGGCAAAACGTGGGACAAACGCACCGATAAGGACGGGCTTCCCTCGGGCGACCTCGGGCGCATTGGCATCGCCATATCAGCGAAACCAGAGATCGTTTATGCGCTGGTAGAGAGCAAGAAAAACGGGTTGTACAAATCTGAAGACGGTGGGTTCAAATGGAAAATGGTAAATGAAGACATGGACCAGATTGGCGACCGCCCGTTTTATTATGGGGAGTTACATGCCGATCCTAAAAACGAGAACAGGCTTTACACCATTTTCTCCGTGGTCAACGTGAGCGAAGATGGGGGGAAATCCTTCCATCCGTTATTGTCTTATTCGTTTGATGGGGGCATCCACCCCGACCACCACGCCTGGTGGATACATCCGGACGACCCTTCTTTTATGATGGATGGGAACGATGGCGGCCTCAACATTACCCATGACATGGGCAAGCACTGGCGCTTTGTGGAAAACATTCCGGTAGGGCAATTTTACCACATCAATGTGGACATGGCCCAACCATACAATGTATATGGCGGTATGCAAGACAACGGCTCCTGGGTGGGCCCTGCCTATGTGTGGCGCTTTGGCGGCATCCGCAACTCTTATTTCCAGATGCTGATGTTTGGGGATGGCTTTGACATGGCGCCAGACCCCGACAACAACCGCTATGGCTATGGCATGTCACAGGAAGGTTATGTGGGCCGGTGGGACAGGGAAACCGGCTATACCAAAAACATCAGGCCGACCCATCCGGATGCGGACGTCCTGCTCCGGTTCAATTGGAACGCTGCCTTTGCACAAGACCCATTTGACCATTCCACCATTTATTTTGGAAGCCAATTTGTGCACAAGAGCACCAACAAAGGCGATACCTGGGAAATTATTTCCAAAGACCTTACCACCAACGACCCGGAAAAACAAAAGCAATACGAGAGCGGGGGCCTGACCATGGACGCCACAGGGGCAGAAAACCATTGCACTATCTTGACCATTGCGCCATCGCCAAAAGAACAGGGCGTGATCTGGGCCGGTACGGACGATGGCCAGGTACAACTCACCCGGGATGGGGGCAAAACCTGGAGCAACCTTACGGCAAGGATAACGGGGATGCCAAAAAATGCCTGGGTCCCTCAAATCCAGGCGTCTACCTACAACAAGGGCGAGGCTTTTGTTGTGGTGAACAACTACAGGCAATTTGATTTTAAACCCTACCTGTTCAGGACGAAGGATTATGGCCAGACCTGGGAAAGCATGGTAAACAGTGGCCAGATGGGGGACAACAATTACGTGTTGTCCGTTGTCCAGGACCCGGTAGAGGCCAGGTTGGTTTTTGTGGGCACGGAAAATGGATTGTTCGTCAGCCTTGATGAGGGGAAATCCTATACAAAATGGACAAGCGGGTACCCTGCTGCGCTTTCCACCATGGACATGGTCATTCACCCCCGGGAACATGACCTGGTGATAGGCACTTTCGGCAGGGCCATTTATGTGTTGGACGATATCAGGCCGCTGCGTGAGATGGCCAGGGATGGGGCACAAGTGCTGGACAAGACGCTGCACGTGTTTACGCCCCCCGATGCCTATTCGGTGGAAACCCTTGGCCCCGAAGGCGCGTTGTTCCCGGGTACCGGAATGTTCAGCGGGGAAAACCGCCCCCTTGGCGCCTTGATATCCTATGTGGTCAACAAACCAGGCGACAAGAAGGCAGCGGTGAAGGAGGAAGGCCCCAAAGAGGTTTCCAAGCGCAAAGGAAAGGCGGTGGTGCCCGTCACTGAAAAGGCGGAGGTCAAAAAAGATGAAAAAACTGCCGTGAAATACGATTCCATTTTACTGGAAATATTCAATGCCGGTGGTGAAAAGATAAGGACGTTGAAGCGGCCGGCCCCCAAG
The nucleotide sequence above comes from Flammeovirgaceae bacterium. Encoded proteins:
- a CDS encoding UDP-2,3-diacylglucosamine diphosphatase, producing MKHEEIELPSDKKIYFASDFHLGVPNPKSSLERERKIIRWLDHIKKDAHSIYLLGDIFDFWFEYKHAIPKGFIRLQGKLAELRDGGLPIYFFTGNHDMWMFDYFPNELGIPVYREPIVLTVGNQKLLIGHGDGLGPGDVSYKILKKIFNSSLCQWLFARLHPNLGIGIARYWSRNSRISNLKKEEKFNGEDNEYLLSYCRGLEEHNHHDFYVFGHRHLPLDIKVAAHSTYVNLGEWVHHNTYGVYDGNSVELKTFEG
- the hflB gene encoding ATP-dependent zinc metalloprotease FtsH; its protein translation is MADKKKDNLIPPRGPKGNYQLWIILALVAVILAVSYFNRSGDLIEIQSSKFEDIVQRRDAKSIVVIKNEDLVEITLKQEALQNSIYRNELESSSPFGVNPAGPHYKMRIGTIDQFANYYKEITAKIPKDDRIDLKYEERSDFTGMLLNWGFLFLLLFGFWMLMRRMTGGGGPGGQIFNIGKSKAALFDAENKVKITFEDVAGLEEAKEEVREIVEFLKNPGKFTKLGGKIPKGALLVGPPGTGKTLLAKAVAGEAAVPFFSLSGSDFVEMFVGVGAARVRDLFKQAKEKAPCIIFIDEIDAIGRSRGRGQMPGSNDERENTLNSLLVEMDGFATDSGVIILAATNRPDVLDTALLRPGRFDRQISIDKPDISGREQIFRVHLKPIKLAKEVDSKKLAAQTPGFAGAEIANVCNEAALIAARRDKKEVDMQDFQDAIDRVIGGLERKTKIISPEEKLIVAYHEAGHAVAGWFLEHADPLVKVSIVPRGAAALGYAQYLPKEQFLYQTEQLMDEMCMTFGGRAAEELVFGKISTGALSDLERTTKMAYSIVTVYGMNKEIGNVSFYDSKQSEYNFQKPYSDATAEKIDMEVKKIIDEAFERTKNLLIKHREHLEIIAKELLEKEILFQSDLERLIGKRPFAAQTTYQKFTNGQATTEKKEEGKGEGEAGGAKPEETPGAAQQDVVEQKDTGSSSS
- the rsfS gene encoding ribosome silencing factor; the protein is MAKKKAECQSEVLSQTIVKGMQGKKASDIVVLDLRKAKNAVADFFVICSCNSARQLDAIADAIDELVFKTLKENPWHIEGKNNKEWMLLDYITVVAHIFQNERRAYYTLEKLWGDAKVTQVES
- a CDS encoding biotin--[acetyl-CoA-carboxylase] ligase, which translates into the protein MGKKLVFVPECHSTNSLAQELGQKKELPEGTIVVTHHQSRGRGQQGNAWISEAGKNLTFSVVLKPTFLAIQDQFLLNMVASLGISGFVHHQLGRPVRVKWPNDVMLDDRKISGVLIENQIKGPVFTNSIMGIGLNVNQKGFLQGQAVSMNMVSGQDFDLQSVLEGVCLHLEKWYLRLKQKGAASVRQPYVDSLYAYNETRTFSSNGRQFEGIITGVDGHGRLAVKEGEETRLFNTKEIQLVF